In Argonema galeatum A003/A1, one DNA window encodes the following:
- a CDS encoding response regulator produces the protein MMSEFTMLDVFRQEVEAQAAILNQGLLSLESEPQTRPMLESLMRVANAIQGTARLVEIDAAINLSQGIESCLDNAQKQSVTLSGGQIDVLRQGVDLLLNISRVKEENLEVWLSENQDEIETITDSIANVLTLGTASVSKRRVEAKSKSAKPEIPTEEVSLEDDFNRKQTKIVPNLPAIDVTPVYNQQTPSQSQTTAIADSESSPEADEMSSIGDTSMLELFQMEVDAQATVLNEGLLALESQPGSPKVLESLMRAAHSVKGAARIVALDAAVGLAHVMEDAFVAAQNQKITLEADGVDVLLHGVDLLINISQHGQSWVKENREDVENTREEISALLTPGSAPVKRAPSKQETQAQSASGPKQEMVVAASAGIQTQPTGGKETKSIATQTSGNVEKAKPPAEDAANSDRVVRVSAENLNRIMGLAGESLIEANWLQPFADSLTILKKRQLELSKILENFQQTLAVHHNQDTGTYLEAARAKERECRQILSDRLIELELYARRTGSLSDRLYREVIASNMRPFADGVQGFPRMLRDLARKLNKQVKFDILGKATPVDRDIIKKLEAPLTHILRNAIDHGMELPEERLAAGKPAEGTVRLEAVHRGGMLSITITDDGRGIDPERLRQKIIDKSLATPEIAAQLNESELMEFLFLPGFSTAKQVTEISGRGVGLDIAKSMAHDVGGNVRASSQPGKGMSFNFQLPLTLSVVRTLLVEISGEPYAFPLARIEQIVNVDKKDISSVENRQYFTMDNKNIGLVAAYQVLELKQPPPKSDTLSVVVISEQSDYYGLVVDRFLGEHDLVVRPLEPRLGKVQDISAAALMGDGSPILIVDASDLMRSVDNLLNASHLNSVVSNADRVVKDSRKSILVVDDSITVREMERKLLQNKGYKVDVAVDGMEGWHAVSTNHYDLVVSDVDMPRMNGIEFTSKIKNHPKLNKIPVIIVSYKDREEDRLRGLEAGANYYLTKASFQDDTLVNAVFDLIGH, from the coding sequence ATGATGAGCGAGTTCACGATGCTAGATGTGTTCCGGCAGGAAGTGGAAGCCCAAGCTGCCATATTAAACCAGGGGCTATTATCCCTGGAAAGCGAACCCCAGACTCGCCCAATGCTGGAATCGTTGATGCGCGTTGCTAATGCAATCCAAGGAACCGCTAGGCTGGTCGAAATCGATGCGGCTATTAACCTGTCTCAGGGCATAGAGAGTTGCCTTGATAATGCCCAAAAGCAAAGCGTTACTCTGAGTGGTGGTCAGATCGACGTGCTGCGGCAAGGGGTCGATTTATTGTTAAATATTAGCAGGGTTAAAGAAGAAAATTTAGAGGTTTGGCTATCAGAAAATCAAGATGAGATCGAAACTATTACAGACAGTATTGCTAACGTGCTGACGCTGGGTACGGCATCAGTTTCTAAGCGAAGGGTAGAGGCAAAAAGCAAATCTGCAAAGCCGGAAATACCAACAGAAGAAGTAAGTTTAGAAGATGATTTCAACAGGAAACAGACAAAAATTGTACCAAACCTGCCTGCTATAGATGTTACCCCCGTTTATAATCAACAAACGCCCAGTCAGTCACAAACAACCGCGATCGCAGACAGTGAATCTTCTCCAGAAGCAGATGAGATGTCAAGCATCGGCGACACCTCAATGTTGGAGTTATTCCAGATGGAAGTAGACGCCCAAGCAACCGTCTTAAATGAGGGACTGTTAGCCCTGGAAAGCCAACCGGGGTCTCCCAAAGTACTGGAGTCTTTAATGCGAGCGGCCCATTCCGTTAAAGGAGCCGCCCGCATCGTGGCGCTTGATGCTGCTGTCGGTTTGGCTCACGTGATGGAGGACGCCTTTGTAGCAGCACAGAACCAAAAGATTACTCTGGAGGCAGATGGGGTTGATGTGCTGCTACATGGAGTAGATCTGCTCATCAACATCAGTCAGCACGGGCAAAGTTGGGTTAAGGAAAATCGGGAAGATGTTGAAAATACTAGAGAGGAAATTTCTGCTCTGCTGACACCGGGATCGGCCCCAGTTAAAAGGGCACCCTCAAAGCAGGAAACTCAGGCACAATCGGCTTCTGGGCCAAAGCAAGAAATGGTTGTTGCTGCGTCTGCTGGCATCCAAACACAACCAACTGGGGGGAAGGAAACCAAATCGATCGCTACGCAAACATCTGGTAATGTGGAGAAAGCCAAGCCGCCCGCAGAAGATGCGGCGAATAGCGATCGCGTTGTACGGGTTTCCGCCGAAAACTTAAATCGCATCATGGGTTTGGCAGGGGAATCTCTGATCGAGGCAAATTGGCTTCAGCCCTTTGCCGATTCCCTGACGATCCTCAAGAAACGCCAACTGGAATTATCGAAAATTTTAGAGAATTTTCAGCAAACTCTGGCAGTCCACCACAATCAAGATACCGGCACTTATTTAGAAGCCGCTCGCGCCAAGGAGCGGGAATGTCGGCAAATTTTGAGCGATCGCCTGATCGAACTAGAATTATATGCCCGTCGCACCGGCTCCTTAAGCGATCGCCTCTACCGGGAAGTAATCGCTTCTAATATGCGTCCCTTCGCCGATGGGGTGCAGGGATTTCCCCGGATGCTGCGCGATTTAGCCAGGAAGCTGAACAAACAAGTTAAATTTGATATTCTCGGCAAAGCCACGCCAGTCGATCGCGATATCATCAAAAAACTGGAAGCTCCCCTCACCCACATTTTGCGGAATGCGATCGATCACGGTATGGAGCTTCCCGAAGAGCGCCTAGCCGCAGGCAAACCAGCAGAAGGAACCGTGCGACTCGAAGCCGTCCATCGCGGCGGAATGCTATCGATTACCATCACTGACGATGGTAGAGGAATCGACCCAGAGCGCCTGCGTCAAAAAATTATTGATAAAAGTCTGGCAACTCCGGAAATAGCAGCTCAGCTTAACGAAAGCGAACTGATGGAATTTCTGTTTTTGCCTGGATTTTCCACAGCCAAGCAAGTCACCGAAATTTCCGGTCGCGGTGTTGGATTGGATATTGCTAAAAGCATGGCACACGATGTTGGCGGCAACGTGCGAGCCAGTTCTCAGCCAGGAAAAGGCATGAGTTTTAACTTCCAATTGCCTTTGACACTCTCGGTTGTTCGCACCCTCTTAGTAGAAATATCCGGCGAACCTTATGCCTTTCCCCTAGCGCGGATTGAGCAAATTGTCAACGTGGATAAAAAGGATATTTCCTCAGTGGAAAACCGGCAATATTTCACTATGGACAATAAGAATATCGGCTTAGTAGCCGCTTATCAAGTATTGGAGTTGAAGCAACCCCCGCCGAAGTCCGACACCTTATCTGTTGTCGTGATCAGCGAACAATCAGACTATTACGGACTGGTGGTCGATCGCTTTTTGGGCGAACACGATTTGGTGGTCAGACCGTTAGAACCAAGACTGGGGAAAGTTCAAGATATTAGTGCTGCTGCTTTAATGGGAGACGGTTCCCCGATCCTGATTGTCGATGCTTCTGACTTGATGCGTTCTGTTGATAATCTGCTTAATGCCAGCCATCTGAACAGTGTTGTTAGCAATGCCGATCGGGTTGTGAAAGACAGCCGCAAGAGTATTCTGGTAGTGGATGATTCCATTACCGTGCGCGAAATGGAACGAAAATTGCTGCAAAACAAAGGTTACAAGGTTGATGTCGCCGTGGATGGAATGGAAGGTTGGCACGCAGTTTCCACAAATCACTACGATTTGGTAGTTAGTGATGTTGATATGCCCCGCATGAACGGAATTGAGTTTACCAGCAAGATTAAAAATCATCCCAAACTGAATAAAATCCCAGTGATTATTGTCTCCTATAAAGACCGCGAAGAAGACCGCCTACGCGGTTTAGAAGCTGGAGCAAATTATTACTTAACCAAAGCCAGCTTTCAGGACGATACGTTAGTAAACGCAGTGTTCGATTTGATCGGTCATTAG
- a CDS encoding chemotaxis response regulator protein-glutamate methylesterase, with the protein MRIAIVNDMVMAVETLRRVLMTVKGYQVAWIARDGAEAVTKCAQDTPDLILMDLVMPIVDGVEATRQIMKNSPCAILVVTASVGQNASKIFEAMGYGALDAVSTPVLGPSGNPEAAQAMLAKIVTIGKLIGKSGGTSKSKTHTESPQSIFAPSASRLPPLVAIGSSTGGPNALAKILSRLPASFGAAVVIVQHVDAEFTPSLVEWLNQQTPLSVQLASQGSRLEVGKVLIAGTNDHLSLQPSLSLSYTKNPIDYPYRPSVDVFFKSVAQHWSRPGTAVLLTGMGRDGAEGLSVLRNKGWHTIAQDRASCVVYGMPKAAVDLGAAVEVLPLDAIATTLIDRIAMMR; encoded by the coding sequence ATGAGAATAGCAATTGTAAACGATATGGTGATGGCAGTAGAGACGCTACGGCGCGTCTTGATGACTGTCAAAGGCTATCAAGTGGCTTGGATAGCACGGGATGGTGCTGAAGCCGTGACTAAATGCGCCCAAGATACCCCAGACCTGATTCTGATGGATTTGGTCATGCCGATCGTGGATGGGGTAGAAGCAACTCGCCAGATCATGAAGAATTCTCCCTGCGCTATTCTGGTGGTAACAGCTAGTGTTGGGCAAAATGCGTCTAAAATATTTGAAGCAATGGGATATGGGGCATTAGATGCCGTCAGCACACCAGTTTTAGGCCCAAGCGGCAACCCTGAAGCAGCCCAAGCAATGCTTGCGAAAATTGTGACGATCGGGAAACTGATTGGCAAATCAGGCGGAACTTCTAAATCCAAAACCCATACCGAAAGCCCTCAATCTATCTTCGCGCCCAGCGCATCCCGTTTGCCTCCTCTAGTGGCGATCGGTTCTTCAACAGGAGGGCCCAACGCTCTGGCTAAGATCCTATCTCGCTTACCGGCTTCTTTCGGTGCAGCAGTAGTTATTGTCCAGCACGTAGATGCAGAATTTACCCCCAGTTTAGTAGAATGGCTAAATCAACAAACGCCCCTGAGCGTGCAGCTAGCATCCCAAGGAAGTCGTCTCGAAGTAGGAAAAGTATTAATTGCCGGAACGAACGATCACCTGTCGTTGCAACCTTCTTTGAGTTTAAGTTATACGAAAAACCCGATTGATTATCCCTATCGTCCTTCAGTTGATGTATTTTTCAAAAGTGTAGCTCAGCACTGGAGTCGCCCAGGAACTGCTGTGCTGCTAACAGGTATGGGCAGAGATGGAGCGGAGGGGCTAAGTGTGTTACGCAACAAGGGATGGCATACGATCGCCCAAGATCGGGCCAGTTGTGTGGTTTATGGGATGCCCAAAGCAGCAGTAGACTTGGGTGCTGCGGTGGAGGTTTTACCCCTAGATGCGATCGCCACTACCTTAATCGATCGAATAGCAATGATGCGCTAG